The segment CCGCTTCGGTACGGCTACGCCGTCGTCGGCCGGGTCCGGGAGGTCGGCGAGGAGGTTGATCCGGACTGGCTCGATCGACGGGTGTTCGCCTTCCACCCCCACACGAGTCACGTCTGCCTTCCGCCCGGGGAACTCCGGACGATACCCGAGGATTGTTCCGCGGCAGCCGCGACACTGCTGCCGAACGTCGAGGCCGCCGTCAACTTCGCGATGGACGCCGGGCCGATCGTCGGCGAGCGTGCGGTCGTCTTCGGCCAGGGCGTGCTCGGTCTGCTCACGACCGCCCTGCTCGCCGAGTACCCGCTCGACGCGCTCTGTACGGTCGATCGCTACCCGATCCGGCGCGAGCGCTCCCGGACGCTGGGCGCCGACGCGACGTTCGCCCCCGACGAGGACGACGCCCTCCACGAGGCGCTCGACGGCGCGGATCTCGCGATCGAGCTCTCGGGCGATCCGGCGGCGCTCGACGCGGCGCTTGAGGCCACCGGCTACGACGGCCGGGTGATCATCGGATCGTGGTACGGGAGGAAACGGGCCGACCTCGATCTGGGCGGGCGATTTCACCGGAGTCGGATCTCGATGCGGAGCAGCCAGGTGAGCACGATCGATCCCGAACTGCGCGGGCGCTGGGACAAGGACCGACGACTCGACGTCGCCTGGGACCGTCTGGTCGACCTCGACGCCGACGCGTTGCTCACCCATCGCGTTCCGGTAGAGGAGTGCTCCGAGGCATATCGACTGCTCGCCGAACGACCGAACGAGGCGATCGGCGCCGTCCTCACCTACTGAGATGAGCGAGAACGACTTCCAGCGCTACCTGCACGCGAAACGCACCGTCGACGATCGTGCGATCGATCGGCGGGTGCTCGATCGACTGACGGAGGAACTCCCCGCCGCCCGCCGGGTCGGTGAACCGCTCCGCGTCCTCGAGGTCGGCGCGGGCGTCTGTACGATGCCCACTCGTTTGCTCGAGCGTGACGTCTTCCCCGACCGGACCCGATACGTCGCCGTCGACGAACGCCCGGAGAACGTCGCCGCGGCCCGTGATCACCTCCGCGAACGGGGGTTCGAGGCCGACGACGGGGACGAAAACGAGGGAACCGGACGGCTTCGATACGCTGATGGCGAGCGGACGGTCGACGTCGAGCCGGTCCACGGCG is part of the Halalkalicoccus sp. CG83 genome and harbors:
- a CDS encoding zinc-binding dehydrogenase, which codes for MPARAVSFRGPEEVAVVQEPVPRPDADEALVEVECSGISPGTELLLYRGEAPTDLPADETIPALDGDLEYPLRYGYAVVGRVREVGEEVDPDWLDRRVFAFHPHTSHVCLPPGELRTIPEDCSAAAATLLPNVEAAVNFAMDAGPIVGERAVVFGQGVLGLLTTALLAEYPLDALCTVDRYPIRRERSRTLGADATFAPDEDDALHEALDGADLAIELSGDPAALDAALEATGYDGRVIIGSWYGRKRADLDLGGRFHRSRISMRSSQVSTIDPELRGRWDKDRRLDVAWDRLVDLDADALLTHRVPVEECSEAYRLLAERPNEAIGAVLTY